Proteins encoded by one window of Salmonirosea aquatica:
- a CDS encoding ABC transporter permease: protein MIQNYFKIAWRNLLRNKLFSGLNVIGLSVGLGCCMLLAMYIHSEISFDRHHQYANDLYLVNSEAISAAGGREEFPKLSAPYAQAIKAEYPEIAQATRLWVNVIEDKTLLTAEEPGKSEISFYETKGYQVDSTFFDVFSYTFLEGDQRAALQNPQSVVLSEEVARKLFGDASALNKTIKVGGTAGFGKSFKVTGVYRDESSRSHIDARFFLPLSAGWVAEFIREQPVTYTGNNMYYTYVRLQPKSDAQKFNRKLAAFMDKYVRKSLQEEGFDKRIFLTPVKDLHLYQKTDTIVTATSSTKYLYILGSIALFTLLIACINFMNLSTARSIKRAAEVGMRKVLGAGKRGLIGQFLGESMVLTLVSLSVAVILTVLFLPVFNQLTDKTLQINELLSPWNVICFVALALITGLLAGSYPAFYLSVFNPLDVLKGRFVNSASAVGLRKTLVVFQFMISVGLVVATVVIYQQMNFLRDQPLGFNKDQQIIIPLHGNDYSTLRNELVQNSRITGVAGTDYYPGITNQTTRSLYRADQSVNDIRRQVNTNRVSPEFMQTMDFELAAGRMFSREFPADTNNRIVVNEATLRKFAIPLETAVGQKLNFDWQGSTIPYEIVGVLKDFHYEDLHKPIEPYAFMLNLSPWFNYAVVHVNTTEVSSVLSLMEKTWAKLNPNLPFEYSFLDDDFQRNYQSDARTSRIVNTFTIISIFISCLGLFGLAAFAAQQRTKEIGVRKVLGASVSSIVTLLSKDFLKLVLIAIVMATPIAWYAMQFWLQDFAYKIDISWWVFALAGLLAVGIALLTVSFQSVRAALANPVKSLRSE, encoded by the coding sequence ATGATCCAGAACTATTTTAAGATCGCGTGGCGGAATCTCCTGCGTAACAAGCTCTTCTCGGGACTCAATGTCATTGGACTTTCGGTAGGATTAGGCTGTTGTATGCTGCTGGCTATGTACATCCACAGCGAAATTTCTTTTGATCGGCATCATCAGTATGCCAATGACTTGTACCTGGTTAACAGCGAAGCTATCTCTGCCGCCGGGGGACGGGAGGAATTCCCCAAATTGTCGGCGCCTTACGCCCAGGCGATTAAGGCAGAATATCCTGAGATTGCACAAGCTACCCGGCTTTGGGTAAACGTGATCGAGGATAAGACTTTGCTGACCGCGGAGGAGCCTGGCAAGTCCGAAATTTCATTCTACGAAACCAAGGGCTACCAGGTTGATTCTACTTTTTTCGACGTATTTTCTTACACCTTTCTGGAAGGTGATCAACGTGCGGCCCTTCAAAATCCGCAATCGGTGGTGCTTTCGGAGGAAGTCGCTCGCAAATTGTTCGGCGATGCCTCGGCTCTGAACAAAACCATTAAGGTAGGTGGCACGGCCGGATTCGGAAAAAGCTTCAAAGTCACAGGGGTTTACCGGGACGAAAGCAGCCGATCGCACATCGACGCCCGTTTTTTTCTTCCGCTCTCAGCCGGTTGGGTGGCGGAGTTTATTCGAGAGCAGCCGGTTACTTACACAGGCAACAATATGTATTACACCTACGTCAGGTTACAGCCCAAATCCGACGCCCAAAAATTCAATCGGAAACTGGCGGCCTTCATGGACAAGTATGTACGTAAAAGTTTGCAGGAGGAGGGCTTTGACAAGCGGATTTTCCTGACACCCGTGAAGGACCTTCACTTGTACCAAAAGACCGACACGATCGTGACGGCCACCAGCAGCACGAAGTACCTGTACATCCTGGGTTCGATTGCGCTCTTTACCTTACTTATTGCCTGTATCAATTTCATGAATTTATCCACGGCCCGTTCGATAAAACGGGCGGCGGAGGTAGGGATGCGCAAAGTGTTGGGAGCCGGGAAGCGGGGCCTGATCGGGCAGTTTCTGGGAGAGTCGATGGTGCTGACTTTGGTATCTCTTTCAGTAGCCGTGATCCTAACCGTTTTATTCTTACCCGTATTTAATCAATTGACCGACAAAACTTTGCAAATTAATGAATTGCTGTCTCCGTGGAATGTTATATGCTTTGTAGCATTGGCCCTCATTACAGGATTATTAGCTGGGAGCTACCCTGCGTTCTATTTGTCTGTGTTCAACCCGTTGGATGTACTGAAAGGCAGGTTCGTGAATTCGGCTTCTGCGGTGGGTCTGAGGAAAACGCTGGTGGTGTTCCAATTCATGATTTCCGTCGGGCTGGTCGTAGCTACAGTAGTGATTTACCAGCAGATGAATTTCCTGCGCGATCAGCCCCTGGGTTTCAATAAAGACCAGCAAATCATTATTCCCCTCCACGGAAATGACTATTCAACCCTCAGAAATGAATTAGTGCAAAACAGCCGAATTACCGGAGTAGCGGGAACCGACTATTATCCCGGCATCACCAACCAAACGACTAGGAGCCTGTACCGAGCCGACCAGTCGGTCAATGACATTCGGCGGCAGGTCAATACCAACCGTGTATCGCCTGAATTCATGCAAACGATGGATTTTGAACTCGCCGCCGGAAGAATGTTTTCGAGAGAGTTTCCTGCCGATACGAACAACCGGATCGTTGTGAATGAGGCCACACTGCGGAAGTTTGCCATTCCACTGGAAACAGCCGTCGGACAAAAGCTCAACTTTGATTGGCAAGGAAGTACCATTCCCTACGAGATAGTGGGCGTACTGAAAGATTTTCACTACGAAGATTTGCACAAGCCCATTGAACCTTACGCTTTTATGTTGAACCTTAGTCCCTGGTTCAATTATGCCGTGGTACATGTAAATACGACCGAGGTAAGCAGCGTTCTTTCTCTAATGGAGAAAACCTGGGCAAAGCTGAATCCGAATCTACCCTTCGAGTACAGTTTCCTGGACGATGATTTCCAGAGGAACTACCAATCGGACGCCCGGACTTCCCGAATCGTCAATACTTTCACGATCATATCAATCTTTATTTCCTGCCTGGGGCTCTTTGGTCTGGCTGCATTTGCAGCGCAGCAGCGCACCAAGGAAATCGGCGTGCGCAAGGTACTGGGGGCAAGTGTGAGCAGCATCGTCACCCTGCTGTCCAAAGATTTTCTAAAACTAGTACTTATTGCCATTGTCATGGCCACTCCCATCGCCTGGTACGCCATGCAATTCTGGTTACAGGATTTTGCTTATAAAATCGATATTTCATGGTGGGTTTTCGCCTTGGCGGGCTTGCTAGCCGTGGGGATCGCGCTGCTGACAGTGAGTTTTCAGAGCGTGCGGGCAGCGTTGGCAAATCCGGTTAAGAGTTTGCGGAGTGAATAA
- a CDS encoding ABC transporter permease, whose protein sequence is MLPNYLKLAWRNLIKNKLYSFINVGGLSLGLMVAILVGLWIHDELTFDRYHENASHIAQVMRNQTVNGEVTTAPSVPIPLATELRTTYGSEFKRVVLAWWGSKHSLAHGNQVFAKFGKFMSPEAPDMLSLRMKQGSRNGLKDPASILLSESTAEALFGDEPPLGKVLMIDNAITVSVTGVYEDLPANSSFAEVRFIAPWDLYAVSTGWIAEAKDSWSNTSFEIFVETIPTANVADVSEKIKPILSEKNQDGSTTKPELFLHPMRRWHLFSEFENGVSTGGGIQFLWLFGSIGFFVLLLACINFVNLSTARSFNRAKEVGIRKAVGSKRGQLVGQFLGESLLVAGLAYVLAVLLAFLVMPLFNQVASKSISIPWTNLYFWLTGIGFTLLTGILAGSYPALYLSSFQPVKVLTGGGASMRSRRGLLAPRQILVVLQFTVSIILIIGTAVIFQQIRHAKNRPLGFDRNGLITLMPNSPRYAPHREAIRQELLATSSVTELAESASPTTETRSKNGGFGWTGKSSDLQTNFTTTAVSHEFGRTVGWQFKAGRDFSRQFASDSMGLVINQTAARFMGFADPVGETVTWKGEDFDLKFRVLGVIEDMVMDSPYEPVEPAIFFIGPRIGKFVTLRLDSRQSPHQSLAVIETVLKKHLPDSPFDYTFVDEEYDYKFRSEERTGQLTVAFSVLAILISCLGLFGLATFTAQQRTKEIGIRKVLGASVSSIMALLSKDFLKLVLIALVIASPIAWYFMDQWLTDFAYHVDISWWVFALAGLLAVGIALITVGYQSVRAALMNPVESLRSE, encoded by the coding sequence ATGCTTCCCAACTACCTCAAACTCGCCTGGCGTAACCTGATTAAGAACAAGCTCTATTCTTTTATCAACGTGGGAGGATTGTCCCTTGGCCTAATGGTGGCTATACTCGTTGGTTTGTGGATTCATGATGAGTTGACATTCGACCGATATCACGAAAACGCTTCGCACATTGCGCAGGTCATGCGCAACCAGACGGTCAATGGCGAAGTCACCACGGCTCCGTCGGTACCGATTCCCCTGGCGACCGAGCTCCGAACTACCTACGGCAGCGAATTCAAGCGGGTAGTATTGGCTTGGTGGGGAAGCAAGCACAGCCTGGCGCATGGAAATCAGGTTTTTGCAAAATTCGGAAAATTCATGAGCCCTGAGGCCCCGGATATGCTGTCATTGCGGATGAAACAAGGTAGCCGGAATGGCTTAAAAGACCCGGCCTCCATCCTGCTTTCCGAATCGACCGCCGAGGCACTTTTCGGTGACGAGCCGCCGCTGGGTAAAGTACTTATGATAGACAACGCCATAACGGTCAGCGTCACGGGTGTGTACGAAGATCTGCCCGCCAACAGCAGTTTCGCAGAAGTACGGTTTATCGCTCCCTGGGACCTGTACGCCGTTTCGACGGGCTGGATTGCAGAGGCCAAAGACAGCTGGTCCAATACCTCGTTTGAAATTTTTGTTGAAACAATCCCGACCGCTAATGTTGCCGACGTTTCTGAAAAAATCAAACCAATTCTGTCTGAAAAGAATCAAGACGGGTCAACCACAAAACCTGAACTATTCCTGCATCCGATGCGCCGCTGGCATCTGTTTTCAGAATTTGAAAATGGGGTAAGTACGGGTGGCGGCATTCAGTTTTTGTGGCTGTTTGGCAGTATCGGTTTTTTTGTATTGTTACTGGCCTGCATCAATTTCGTCAACCTGAGTACCGCCCGCTCCTTCAACCGGGCAAAGGAAGTAGGCATTCGGAAGGCCGTTGGCTCGAAGCGAGGCCAGTTGGTAGGTCAGTTTTTGGGCGAATCGTTGCTGGTAGCGGGCCTGGCGTACGTGCTGGCCGTTCTGCTGGCTTTTCTGGTCATGCCTTTGTTCAATCAGGTAGCCAGTAAAAGCATCAGCATTCCATGGACCAATCTGTATTTTTGGCTGACCGGCATCGGCTTCACCTTGCTGACGGGAATTTTGGCGGGTAGTTATCCGGCTCTTTATTTATCGTCCTTCCAGCCGGTCAAGGTACTTACAGGCGGAGGTGCTTCGATGCGGTCAAGGCGCGGGTTGCTTGCCCCCAGGCAGATTCTGGTAGTGTTGCAGTTTACGGTCTCGATTATCCTCATTATTGGAACGGCCGTAATTTTTCAACAAATTCGCCACGCCAAAAACCGCCCTCTGGGTTTTGATCGCAACGGGCTAATTACCCTGATGCCCAACTCGCCCCGCTATGCACCACACCGTGAGGCGATTCGACAGGAGTTGCTGGCCACGAGCAGCGTAACCGAGTTGGCAGAATCAGCCAGCCCCACTACCGAAACGCGCTCAAAAAACGGTGGCTTTGGCTGGACGGGCAAGTCTTCCGACCTGCAAACCAACTTTACCACTACGGCGGTCTCCCATGAGTTTGGACGAACGGTAGGCTGGCAGTTTAAGGCGGGGCGCGACTTTTCCCGGCAGTTTGCTTCCGACTCCATGGGACTGGTCATCAATCAAACCGCTGCCCGGTTTATGGGGTTTGCCGATCCGGTCGGTGAAACCGTCACCTGGAAAGGCGAAGACTTCGACTTGAAATTCCGGGTGCTGGGCGTCATTGAGGATATGGTAATGGACTCACCCTACGAACCCGTCGAACCGGCGATTTTCTTCATCGGGCCCCGCATCGGGAAGTTTGTGACTCTGCGGCTCGATTCCCGGCAAAGCCCGCACCAATCCCTGGCGGTGATTGAAACGGTGCTGAAAAAACACCTCCCCGATAGTCCATTCGACTACACTTTTGTAGATGAGGAATACGACTATAAATTTCGTAGCGAAGAACGCACGGGCCAACTCACGGTGGCCTTTTCGGTTTTGGCCATTCTAATTTCCTGCCTGGGACTTTTCGGCTTGGCCACCTTCACCGCGCAGCAACGTACCAAAGAAATTGGTATCCGCAAGGTACTGGGCGCCAGCGTGAGCAGCATCATGGCTTTACTGTCCAAAGATTTTCTAAAACTGGTACTTATTGCCTTGGTCATCGCTAGTCCCATCGCCTGGTACTTCATGGACCAATGGCTGACTGACTTCGCCTACCATGTCGATATTTCGTGGTGGGTGTTCGCGTTGGCGGGCTTGCTAGCCGTGGGGATCGCGCTCATTACGGTAGGGTACCAGAGTGTGCGGGCGGCGTTGATGAATCCGGTAGAGTCGCTGCGGAGCGAATAA
- a CDS encoding ABC transporter permease — MLKNYLKIAYRNLLRSKAFSAINIVGLSFGLATCMIIGLFVLDELSFDRFHEKADRIVRVTFKANMSGNKINEATVMPPTAKTLQREYPEVLEATRLRQAIAFKLAKDDKVFKEYGVAFVDSNFLRVFTFPLVKGSAKTALLRPNTLVISEKMAQKYFGNEDPVGKILKTKNYDEVLEVTGVMADMPTHSHFHFDFLISMAGLAEAQVNSWMQSEFYTYLLLPDGYDYRKLQAKLPQVVEKYMGPEIKQAFGMNYAQFREQGNELGLQLQPLTDIHLHSDFAYDLGPSGDVRYVYIFGAIALFMLLIACINFMNLSTAGASKRAREVGIRKVMGSVKGTLIGQFLLESLLLTAVALVLAVVLVWLALPFFNDLADKNLTLNFVKVPWLLPGLLLLGLVVGILAGSYPAFFLSSFKPISVLKGGTHLNLSRGRRSIGLRGTLVVVQFCISIILIVGTTVVYQQLKFIQNVKLGYDKDQVLVLQGTYRLGQNEQLFKKQLLQDSRVVDVTVSGYVPAGPSFNNNFTVYGDDRDKEFTKGIRYDVDENYIPTLGMTMAAGRNFSPEFGTDSSAIILNETAAREMGWGNDAIDHTVTRPNNEGTKTTYHVIGVVKDFNFKSLHERITPLMMTLGNNGGAILAKVKTRDLPALIASVEKQWKTLVVDEPLEYSFLEENFNATYRAEQKTGQILGLFAGLTIFVACLGLFGLATFTAEQRTKEIGVRKVLGASVTSVVALLSKDFLKLVAIAIVIASPIAWYAMHFWLQDFAYKIDIGWWVFALAGVLAVGIALLTVSFQSVKAAVANPVKSLRSE, encoded by the coding sequence ATGCTAAAAAATTACCTCAAAATCGCCTACCGGAACCTCTTGCGCAGCAAGGCTTTTTCGGCCATCAATATTGTCGGACTGTCTTTTGGACTGGCTACCTGCATGATCATCGGCCTGTTTGTGCTGGACGAGCTGAGCTTCGACCGCTTCCACGAGAAAGCCGACCGCATCGTACGGGTCACGTTCAAGGCCAACATGAGCGGCAACAAGATCAACGAAGCTACCGTCATGCCGCCCACGGCCAAAACCTTACAGCGCGAGTACCCCGAAGTGCTGGAAGCCACGCGACTGCGGCAGGCCATAGCCTTTAAGCTGGCCAAAGACGACAAGGTATTCAAAGAATACGGCGTGGCCTTTGTAGATTCCAACTTCCTGCGGGTGTTCACTTTTCCCCTGGTGAAGGGTAGTGCCAAAACGGCTTTGCTTCGACCGAATACCCTGGTTATTTCGGAGAAAATGGCCCAAAAGTACTTTGGCAACGAAGACCCGGTCGGTAAAATTCTCAAAACCAAAAATTACGACGAAGTACTTGAAGTGACGGGCGTGATGGCCGATATGCCGACCCATTCGCATTTTCATTTCGACTTCCTGATTTCGATGGCGGGCCTGGCCGAAGCCCAGGTAAATTCCTGGATGCAGTCGGAATTTTACACCTACCTGCTGCTGCCCGATGGCTACGACTACCGAAAATTACAGGCCAAACTCCCGCAGGTGGTGGAAAAGTACATGGGGCCGGAAATCAAGCAGGCCTTCGGCATGAACTACGCCCAATTTCGCGAGCAGGGCAATGAGCTGGGTTTGCAGCTTCAGCCACTGACCGACATTCACCTGCATTCTGATTTTGCTTACGATCTGGGGCCGTCCGGTGATGTGCGTTACGTCTATATCTTCGGTGCTATTGCGCTGTTCATGCTGTTGATCGCCTGCATCAATTTCATGAATCTCAGCACCGCCGGGGCATCGAAGCGGGCGCGGGAAGTGGGCATCCGCAAAGTCATGGGTTCGGTAAAAGGTACCCTGATCGGTCAGTTTTTGCTCGAATCCCTGCTGCTGACCGCCGTAGCCCTGGTACTCGCGGTTGTTTTGGTATGGCTGGCTTTGCCGTTTTTTAATGATCTCGCCGACAAAAACCTGACGCTAAACTTCGTTAAAGTACCTTGGCTATTGCCCGGTTTGTTGCTTTTGGGTCTGGTCGTGGGGATTCTGGCGGGTAGCTATCCGGCATTTTTCCTCTCTTCCTTCAAACCCATTTCTGTGTTGAAAGGAGGAACCCATCTCAATCTTTCCCGGGGGCGTCGAAGCATCGGCTTGCGGGGTACCCTGGTGGTGGTGCAGTTTTGCATTTCCATCATCCTCATCGTGGGCACGACGGTGGTGTATCAGCAACTGAAATTTATTCAAAATGTCAAGCTGGGTTACGACAAAGATCAGGTACTTGTCTTGCAGGGTACCTACCGCCTGGGACAAAACGAGCAACTGTTTAAAAAGCAACTTTTGCAGGATTCACGGGTCGTGGACGTGACCGTTTCGGGCTATGTTCCCGCCGGGCCTTCGTTCAACAATAATTTTACGGTCTACGGCGACGACAGGGACAAGGAATTCACGAAGGGCATTCGCTACGATGTGGACGAGAACTACATTCCGACGCTGGGTATGACTATGGCCGCCGGCCGGAATTTTTCGCCAGAGTTCGGTACCGATTCTTCGGCTATTATCCTGAACGAAACGGCAGCCCGGGAAATGGGCTGGGGGAACGACGCCATCGACCATACCGTAACCCGGCCTAACAATGAGGGTACCAAAACCACCTACCACGTCATCGGCGTAGTGAAAGACTTCAATTTCAAATCGCTGCACGAGCGCATCACACCGCTGATGATGACGCTGGGCAATAACGGCGGCGCGATCCTGGCCAAAGTAAAGACCCGCGATCTGCCCGCTCTTATTGCTTCGGTAGAAAAACAATGGAAGACCCTGGTGGTGGACGAACCCCTCGAGTATTCGTTTTTGGAAGAAAACTTCAACGCCACCTACCGCGCCGAACAGAAAACGGGCCAAATCCTCGGTCTTTTCGCGGGCCTGACGATCTTCGTCGCCTGTCTGGGGCTGTTCGGACTGGCCACCTTCACGGCCGAGCAGCGTACCAAGGAAATTGGTGTCCGTAAGGTACTGGGTGCTTCTGTGACCAGTGTTGTAGCATTGCTTTCCAAAGATTTCCTGAAATTAGTCGCCATCGCCATCGTCATCGCTTCACCCATTGCCTGGTACGCCATGCATTTCTGGTTGCAGGATTTTGCCTACAAAATCGACATCGGCTGGTGGGTGTTCGCGTTGGCGGGAGTCCTGGCCGTGGGCATCGCGTTGCTAACGGTGAGTTTTCAAAGCGTAAAAGCGGCAGTGGCGAATCCGGTGAAGAGTTTACGGTCTGAGTAA
- a CDS encoding ABC transporter permease, with protein MLKNYLKIAWRNLVKSKSFTLLNIIGLAVGMAAAILIILWIQNEMSFDRNYAKSDRLYLMYNRDTFSGEKWAWNNTPKIMASFLKKDYPEVEDAVRLSGSNFLLTLDEKKFQKSGAFVDSTFLEVFDLPMKFGNASTALDDPYNIVITEELAESFFGKEEAIGKTIRIDNKDNFTVTGVLENPRNDTRFQAEYYLPWAYFKKLGWDDEWWGNNSVNTYVLLKKNTTVDRFNGKVRTITIDHTKGKDQDGSTTEVFAYPLSQTYLYGKSENGQLVEGRIVTVRLFGIIAAFILLIACINFMNLSTARSEKRAKEVGIRKVVGALKSSLILQFIGESVLLALFAGLLAVLMVQISIPAFNKLVDKHLYLNFADPFFYLQLIGFILFTGIIAGSYPSFFLSSFQPVKVLKGKGRPIGKALDPRKVLVVTQFTFAILLIISTLIIRQQIKYAQDREMGYNKESLIYIGLQGELDKHFRAIRQALVEKGGAVAVTKSMSPITEQWSDSWGFSWPGSTEADKKMDFGRFSSDADFTKAIGTSLVAGRDIDIYTYPSDSNAVLLNETAVKKMRLKDPIGQIVKGDGRDLQIVGIVKDFIINSPYEPIGPMLIMGPASWFNMMHVKLNPAKSTADALKIVEEVLAEYNPAYPFEYHFVDDAYEKKFENTQRTGTLASLFAGLTILISCLGLFGLSAYMAANRIKEIGIRKVLGASITSISVLLSKDFLKLILISFIIASPIAIYLMNKWLEDYKYRIDISPWVFVGAGVISLLIAILTVSFQAIKAAVADPAKSLKAE; from the coding sequence ATGCTCAAAAACTATCTGAAAATCGCGTGGCGAAATCTTGTAAAAAGCAAATCTTTTACACTGTTGAACATCATCGGTCTGGCGGTGGGGATGGCGGCGGCTATCCTGATTATACTCTGGATTCAGAACGAAATGAGTTTCGACCGAAACTATGCCAAATCGGACCGATTGTATTTGATGTACAATCGGGATACATTCAGCGGAGAAAAATGGGCCTGGAATAATACGCCCAAGATCATGGCTTCTTTTCTAAAAAAGGATTATCCCGAAGTAGAAGATGCCGTGCGCTTGTCCGGGTCGAATTTTCTATTAACCCTGGATGAGAAGAAATTTCAGAAAAGCGGGGCCTTTGTAGACTCCACGTTTCTGGAAGTCTTTGATTTGCCCATGAAGTTCGGCAATGCGTCCACGGCCCTCGATGATCCCTATAACATTGTCATCACGGAAGAACTAGCTGAAAGTTTTTTTGGGAAGGAAGAAGCCATCGGTAAGACCATCAGGATCGATAACAAAGACAATTTTACCGTAACGGGCGTTTTGGAAAATCCACGAAACGACACCCGTTTTCAGGCGGAATATTACCTGCCCTGGGCTTATTTCAAAAAGCTGGGATGGGACGATGAATGGTGGGGAAATAACTCAGTGAACACCTATGTCCTGCTGAAAAAGAACACCACGGTCGACCGCTTCAACGGGAAGGTACGGACCATTACCATCGACCATACCAAAGGTAAGGATCAGGATGGCTCTACGACCGAAGTATTTGCCTATCCGCTAAGCCAGACGTACCTGTATGGGAAGAGCGAAAACGGCCAATTAGTGGAGGGCAGAATCGTCACTGTCCGGCTATTCGGAATCATCGCTGCCTTTATTCTGCTGATCGCCTGCATTAATTTCATGAACCTGAGTACGGCCCGCAGCGAAAAGCGGGCCAAAGAAGTGGGCATACGAAAAGTGGTCGGGGCGCTGAAATCCTCCCTGATTTTGCAGTTTATCGGCGAAAGCGTTTTGTTGGCCTTGTTTGCGGGGCTATTGGCGGTTTTAATGGTCCAGATCAGTATTCCTGCCTTTAACAAGTTGGTGGATAAGCACCTGTACCTGAATTTTGCAGATCCGTTTTTTTATCTTCAACTGATCGGTTTCATCCTTTTTACGGGAATAATAGCGGGCAGCTACCCTTCTTTTTTTCTTTCTTCTTTTCAACCCGTCAAGGTACTGAAAGGAAAAGGAAGACCCATCGGAAAGGCGCTGGACCCCCGGAAAGTGCTGGTAGTGACCCAGTTTACTTTCGCGATTTTACTCATCATTTCTACGCTCATCATCCGGCAGCAGATAAAGTACGCGCAGGACCGGGAAATGGGGTATAATAAGGAAAGTCTTATTTATATCGGTTTGCAGGGTGAACTGGACAAACATTTCAGAGCCATCAGACAGGCTCTGGTAGAAAAAGGGGGAGCCGTAGCCGTCACAAAATCCATGAGCCCGATTACAGAGCAATGGAGCGATAGCTGGGGCTTTTCGTGGCCGGGAAGTACTGAAGCAGATAAAAAAATGGATTTTGGACGATTCAGTTCGGATGCAGACTTTACCAAAGCCATCGGTACCTCGTTGGTTGCTGGCCGCGACATCGATATTTACACGTACCCTTCAGACTCTAACGCTGTTTTATTGAATGAAACCGCCGTTAAGAAAATGCGTTTAAAAGACCCGATAGGACAAATCGTCAAGGGGGATGGACGTGATTTGCAGATCGTGGGAATTGTAAAGGATTTTATCATCAATTCTCCCTATGAGCCCATCGGTCCCATGCTGATTATGGGACCTGCGAGCTGGTTTAACATGATGCACGTCAAGTTGAATCCGGCCAAATCGACCGCCGATGCGTTGAAAATTGTGGAGGAAGTATTGGCAGAATACAATCCGGCCTACCCCTTTGAGTATCATTTTGTCGACGATGCCTACGAGAAAAAATTCGAAAATACCCAACGTACTGGTACTTTGGCCTCGTTGTTTGCGGGGCTGACGATTCTGATTTCCTGCCTGGGTTTATTCGGACTTTCGGCTTACATGGCTGCCAACCGCATCAAGGAAATCGGGATTCGGAAAGTCTTGGGAGCGAGTATCACGAGCATTTCGGTGTTGCTCTCAAAGGATTTCCTGAAGCTGATCCTTATTTCCTTCATAATCGCCTCTCCAATAGCCATTTATCTAATGAACAAATGGCTGGAAGATTATAAATATCGCATCGATATCAGCCCGTGGGTATTTGTCGGAGCCGGAGTTATCTCCCTGCTCATCGCTATCCTGACCGTCAGTTTTCAGGCCATCAAGGCAGCCGTGGCCGATCCGGCGAAGAGCCTTAAAGCAGAATAG